The window GTTATTACACTTATGTTGCAATGAACAGTCAGGCTTTTTGTCTGTTGGCATGCATATCACTTCGATATCTCTATAACGTTTggatgaaattattttattacacTTGCAGTACACATTTGCATTTTCTAGTCTGCCTTCTAGAGCCAAGTCCAATAGTGTCAATTTTCAAACACATATTAATGCACATATAGAGCTAGTTATGTATGATGAAAAATTTGTTAATAGTTTACCCCATAGACTACTATGTACAGTAAAATGACAATTTAGCTTTGTCTGAGGTGATGACCAGGCCTATGCTGTCTTTTAAATCGTGTAGCGTACTCATATAACACGTTGATTCATTTTGGACCACTCAATGGGAGAAGGTCGTATTTCACACGATGGACTACCCCTGATATCTCCCAGCCCACCCCTCGTAGTAACTGCGAGCTCTAGTAGAAACAGAAATTATTCCGCATTCAGACTCAGCATAAAGAATCACAACCATAATCTAAAAAGAATTTAggaatttatattttgttgaacATAAATTAGCGAGGCAGAGTCAAATTCTTCTAGTCTTTGACATccgcaaacaaaaaataatttggtCAAACGTCTGAGTATTCATTTTGTGTCTTGTTTCAGGACCGTCGCATGTAATGCTAAAATGCGACACATTGTTGTAAAGGGAACGAGGCTTGACATGAATGCAATACTTGGAAAAAAGTGTTCTTACTTTCTTTTATAAAGTGGATAAAGAGTTCTACACGTCACGGCAGTTTTGTATTCCCCCGGAGGTATTCCAACTGTTTGCAATACTTTAACAACTGGTGGCACTCTTTAAAATGCTGCACTAGTAGTGTACATAATTCTAAGAGCGCCACCAATGCGTGAAGTGGGTTGCATGTTAAATGTACCTTCTTTGCTGTTTATTTTTGGGACTTCCTTGCATAACATCTAAAGGAAACGATTCTTCTGCAACATCAAGTCTACTaatatttacagattttcagggtaattttgaaatgaatccTGCTCATATTTCAAACGAAAAAGAAATATGAGCATAAGTACCGtagatgtatatatgtatatgtatacaataCGTAGCCACAACAATAACAGACTTTGACAACTGTTAATTATTTGTGAATACTGATAAGACATTTATTGGCTAATATCTCTTGCTTAAAATGAAATCCACAGATTACAATTGCAAAATATTACTCTGCCGGTCATTCTAAGATTATAAAagaatttttggtgaaaatccaGATAATTTTAATAATGACAACAATATACTTTGCAATGTTTACATGAAGGAGGGTTGGCTTTTCCAGTAGAACCGACTGGAATCGGTAGGATTGTTTAGCATAATTTGAAAGgtcaatttcagattttttgcgTTTGAGTTCAATCTCTTGTGAGACACTATTCGAAAGTATCTACAgagtttgtttttaatattttattgaagATTGCcatctttttttaaatattcgATACTATTTTGATTCAAACCCAAGCTTAATAATCGATTACATTTATAATTTTTGTTGTAGCTCTAGTAAATGTAAAGACTGTCTCCTACAGCCCAAAGATAAAATATATCCAGCATAGGAAAATGCAGTTTATATAAAAAGACGGCAAATAACAAATCATGCATACTTCAGGACAGTTATGTAATATACAGTAAACAAAAATTAAGGACGCTCTACGTAAATTTGTTTACAATTGGTAAACCAAACTGCAATAACTTCGTCACTTTAATACCCTTAAGTTTTAGAGTATCTGTACACTGTTTCCATCATGGTTCTGTCGCATGACAATTTTGATATTCATATCAACTTTGTACATTCAAACCATTGAAAAAGCTCTCCTTAATTTTTATCTAGAGGTTAGCCACTCTGTTCACTCTGCTGTCTGATCTCAGTTCCCCTTTCAACTTTTCCCAGAACAACTTCCTACCTATTTCATTCTCAGGCCACTTAAGATAGCCTTTCGTCAGCAGAATATTACGTAAAATACGAGGCATCTCAGCATCAGGAATCTTTTTCAGTGATATCATTACAATGATGTCTCGTTTCTCTTCAAATAGACAACACTGTGCCATcctcatttcaaagtaacaccaTTCACTCGCAGCAAAATGTGGAGACAGTATCAACATGGTTTTCTTGCTTTGCTCGATACTGTCAAGAATgttgtcaaaaatatcattgccAGGTATGAAATCCCGTTCGTGTACGCAGAGTTTGAAATTAGGCGGATCAATATTCTCAAGATGAGGAACCAATTCATGTACGACCCAATCGCTGTTATGTTGGTTGTAAACAACGAATGCGTCATACTGTTTACTGATTGGTTGTTCTTCGTCATTGTGTTGGAGTTGGTATCCGCCCAGTTTCAGTTTTATGAGGAAGTATGCAAAATGCACGTGCCAGTGAAACCGTTTCACCAAAATGGCTGTGATTACAACTACAGCAACGAAACATGCTAACGGTAATGAAACTATGAAGACTAAATTGCATTCAAATCCGAGTTCAACCGAATCAACTGGTACACCATATCTCTCTGTAGGTAAAGAACACCTGTTAGGTAGTCTTTCATCGTAAGTGAATAATACCTTGACTTTTGTATCTTTTTTCAGCCAATCTCTAAATGGCTTCATTTTACAAGAGCAGTCGGTGGGATTAGCGAAGAGTACTAACGACCTCAACGATGACAGAGGTTTGA of the Ptychodera flava strain L36383 chromosome 20, AS_Pfla_20210202, whole genome shotgun sequence genome contains:
- the LOC139119559 gene encoding toll-like receptor 2 type-2; the protein is MVLSPEILKPLSSLRSLVLFANPTDCSCKMKPFRDWLKKDTKVKVLFTYDERLPNRCSLPTERYGVPVDSVELGFECNLVFIVSLPLACFVAVVVITAILVKRFHWHVHFAYFLIKLKLGGYQLQHNDEEQPISKQYDAFVVYNQHNSDWVVHELVPHLENIDPPNFKLCVHERDFIPGNDIFDNILDSIEQSKKTMLILSPHFAASEWCYFEMRMAQCCLFEEKRDIIVMISLKKIPDAEMPRILRNILLTKGYLKWPENEIGRKLFWEKLKGELRSDSRVNRVANL